The genomic DNA TCGCGCGCGTACTCCCCCAGGGAAGCTGGGTCGAGGTCGACCGCAGCACCTGGTCGCCGAGCCCGGTGTTCCGCGTGCTGAGCGACATCGCCGGTTCCACGCTGGAATCCGCCGAGGGCACCTGGAACCTCGGCATCGGATTCCTCGCCGTGGTGGCGGCGGACAGGACGGACGCCGCGATCGCGGCGCTGAACGCCGAGGGCATGCCCTCCTGGCAGGTCGGCACGGTGGGCTTCGGCCCGCGTCCGGCCGGTGAATTCGAACAGGGCGCCAAGGGCGTCGATGGTGGAGCAGTGCGCCTCGTCGGCGCCTACGCGGACGGAGCGAAGTAAGAGCCCATGTGCGGCATCGTCGGAATGGTGGGCTCTGCCCCGGTCAATCAGGACATCTACGACGCCCTCCTGCTGCTGCAGCATCGCGGGCAGGACGCGACGGGTATCGCCACCGCCGAGGCGAACGGCGTCATGCACAATGCCAAGGCCCAGGGGATGGTGCGCGAGGCGTTCCGCACCCGCGACATGCGCGGACTGCTGGGCAACGTCGGTCTCGGCCACGTCCGCTACGCCACCAAGGGCACCGCGTCCAGTGAAGAGGAGATGCAGCCGTTCTACGTGAACGCGCCCTACGGCATCATCCTCATCCACAACGGCAATCTCACGAACACGCGCGAGCTCGCCGCCGACATGGCGCAGCGCGACCGTCGGCACCTGAACTCGTCCAGCGACACCGAGCTGCTGCTCAACGTGCTCGCCGGTGAGTTGCAGGCCACGACCTCCACGGTCGACCTCGACCCGGACCGGATCTTCGAGGCCGTCGCCCGCACGCATGACCGCATCGAGGGCGCGTACGCGGTGATCGCCGTCATCGCCAACTACGGCCTGCTCGCGTTCCGCGATCCGTTCGGCATCCGTCCGCTGATCCTGGGCCGCCGCCCTTCCACGGTCCCCGGAGCCGAGGGCAAGGACGAGTGGGTCGTGGCGAGCGAGTCCCTCGTGCTGGAGAACGGCGACTACGAGGTCGTGCGCGAGGTCGAGCCCGGCGAGGCCGTGTTCATCACGAACGAGGGCGAGCTGTTCACGAAGCAGTGCGCCACCGAGACGCACCTCGCACCCTGCGCCTTCGAGTACGTCTACCTCGCTCGTCCCGACTCCGTCATGAACGGCATCTCGGTGTACGAGTCCCGCCTGCGGATGGGCGACAAGCTCGCCGACACGATCGCGAAGCACGTGCCGATGGACAAGATCGACGTGGTCATGCCGATCCCCGACTCGTCCCGTCCCGCGGCCATGGAGGTCGCCCGCAAGCTCGGCATCGAGTACCGCGAGGGCTTCTACAAGAACCGCTACGTCGGCCGCACCTTCATCATGCCGGGGCAGGCGGTGCGCAAGAAGAGCGTCCGTCAGAAGCTCAACGCCATGTCGACGGAGTTCCAGGGCAAGAACGTGCTGCTGATCGACGACTCCATCGTGCGCGGCACCACCTCGAAGGAGATCATCCAGATGGCCCGGGATGCCGGAGCCGCCTCGGTGACCTTCGCCTCCGCCGCCCCGCCCGTCCGGCACCCGCACGTGTACGGCATCAATATGCCCTCGCGGCACGAGCTCATCGCCCACGGCCGCACGATCCCCGAGATCGCGGAGGAGCTGGGCTGCGACCACCTCGTGTACCAGGAGGTCGACGACCTGAAGGCCGCGATCACCGAAGGTTCCGTACTGGAAGACCTCGACATGAGCTGCTTCGACGGCCGCTACGTCACCGGCACCGTCACCGACGAGTACCTCGCCTGGGTGGAGGGGTCGCAGACCTCTTGATGTCCGGGTCCCTGAGCTCGCCGCAGGGCCGACCCCTCTGGCAGGGGCGCGCCCTCGCGTTGATCGGGATCGTGCTGGTCGCGTTCTCGCTGCGGTCGGCGGTCGCCTCGCTCTCTCCTGTCCTCGACCACGTCGCCGAGGACTTCCCGGTGGCCCCCGTGATCGTGGGGCTGATCGGCGCGGCTCCGCCCGTCTGCTTCGCGCTGTTCGGACTGCTGACCCCGCTGTTCGAGCGCCGGTTCGGGCTGGAGCGGATGGCGGTCGTGGCGATCGTGCTGATGGCGGCGGGCATGCTGCTGCGCGGCCTCGCCCCCGACTCCTGGAGTCTGCTGGCCGCGACCGCCGTCGTGTTCGCCGGTGTGGGATCGGGCAACGTCCTGCTGCCGCCGCTGGTCAAGAAGTACTTCGCCGACCGGCTCGGCGTCATGATGACCGCATACTCCACGACGCTCGCGGTCTCGACCTTCCTCCCGCCGCTGGTCGCCGTCCCCGTCGCCGACTCGCTCGGGTGGCGGATCTCGCTGGGTATGTGGGGCGTGGTGGCCGCCCTCGCGCTCGTGCCCTGGGTCACGCTGCTGGTGCGCTCCCGCGGCGACGACCGCGCGGTGCCGACGGAGCTCCTGGTTCCCGACCCCACCGACGGCGTGGACGATGTGCGCGACGCGGTCGCCGCCTCGACCGGGCCGATCACGACGCAGTCGGCGAGCCCCCGCGTCTTCGGCCGGCTCTGGCGGCTGCCGTTGGCGTGGGCCCTCGCGCTCGTGTTCGGCACGTCGTCGACCATGGCCTACGTCGCCTTCGCCTGGCTGCCCACCATCCTCGTCGACCTCGGTGGCGTGACCCCGGCGACCGCCGGCTTCCTGCTCTCGCTCTTCGCCCTCGTCGGACTGCCCTGCTCCATGCTCGTGCCGGTGCTCGTCGTGCGGTTCCAGGCCACCCGCCCGCTGTTCTTCGTGGCCGTGGTGGCCGGTCTCGTCGGGCTCGCCGGTCTCCTGCTCTTCCCGACCGTCGCGCTGCCGCTGTGGGTGGCGATCTTCGGGCTCACCGCGATCATGTTCCCGCTGAGCCTCGTGCTCCTGAGCATCCGGGCCCGTACGCCGGAGAGCGCGGTCGCCCTCAGCGGCTTCGTGCAGAGCATCGGCTACGCGATCGCGGCGGTGTTCCCGCTCCTCGTCGGCCTTCTCCACGACACCAGCGGAGGGTGGCAGGTGCCGCTTCTCGTGGTGGCAGGGGTGCTGGTCGTCTCGGTGCCCGCGGGCATCATCGCCGGTCGCCGCCGCACGATCGAGGACGAGTGGGAGCGGCGTCACGGCCGCTGGTGACGATGGCCGTCAGCGCGTGACGCGAGGCGGCGCGGTCGAGGAGCGCACGATGAGCTGCGGGTCGGTGGAGGGCATCTCGCCGACCGGGTCGTGGCCCTCGATCTGGGTGATGAGCCGCAGCGCGGCGGCGCGGCCCATGGCCTCGAACGGCTGACGGACGGTGGTCAGGGCGGGGGAGGCGTAGGCGGCGAGGGCGATGTCGTCGACGCTCACGACGGAGATGTCCTCCGGCACGCTGCGCCCCGCCTCATGCAGGGCGCGGATGAGGCCGAACGCCATCTCGTCGCTGCTGACGAAGACCGCGGTCGCCTCGGGGATCGCGGCGATCGTGCGGCCCGCCCGGTACCCGGACTCCGGGGTCCAGTCCGCCGGGATCACGGGCGGCGGGACGATGCCGCGCTCGCGGAGCGTCTGCTCCCAGGCCTCGCTGCGCTGCTGCGTCTCCGTCCAGTAGTCGTCGCCGGAGACATGCCACACGGTCTCGTGGCCGAGGTCGAGGAGATGCTCCACGGCGAGGCGGGCGATCGCGCGCTGGTCGACCGCGAGCGGGGCGTCCTCCTCGAGGGAGGTGCGCTCACTCCGGGTGGCGGGCGTCCGTTCGGTACGCGCCCGCATCGCCGGCGTGTCCAGGGCGATCGGAACACCGAGGATGATGCCCTCCGCGCCCTGCCGCTCCAGGCGATCGAAGGCCTCGAGGAACGCGTCGTCCGAGGCGTGGTCGGCCACCGCCGCCGTGGTCACGGTGTAGCCGTTCGCCGCCGCGGCCTGCTGGATGCCGACGC from Microbacterium paraoxydans includes the following:
- the purF gene encoding amidophosphoribosyltransferase — encoded protein: MCGIVGMVGSAPVNQDIYDALLLLQHRGQDATGIATAEANGVMHNAKAQGMVREAFRTRDMRGLLGNVGLGHVRYATKGTASSEEEMQPFYVNAPYGIILIHNGNLTNTRELAADMAQRDRRHLNSSSDTELLLNVLAGELQATTSTVDLDPDRIFEAVARTHDRIEGAYAVIAVIANYGLLAFRDPFGIRPLILGRRPSTVPGAEGKDEWVVASESLVLENGDYEVVREVEPGEAVFITNEGELFTKQCATETHLAPCAFEYVYLARPDSVMNGISVYESRLRMGDKLADTIAKHVPMDKIDVVMPIPDSSRPAAMEVARKLGIEYREGFYKNRYVGRTFIMPGQAVRKKSVRQKLNAMSTEFQGKNVLLIDDSIVRGTTSKEIIQMARDAGAASVTFASAAPPVRHPHVYGINMPSRHELIAHGRTIPEIAEELGCDHLVYQEVDDLKAAITEGSVLEDLDMSCFDGRYVTGTVTDEYLAWVEGSQTS
- a CDS encoding MFS transporter, with amino-acid sequence MSGSLSSPQGRPLWQGRALALIGIVLVAFSLRSAVASLSPVLDHVAEDFPVAPVIVGLIGAAPPVCFALFGLLTPLFERRFGLERMAVVAIVLMAAGMLLRGLAPDSWSLLAATAVVFAGVGSGNVLLPPLVKKYFADRLGVMMTAYSTTLAVSTFLPPLVAVPVADSLGWRISLGMWGVVAALALVPWVTLLVRSRGDDRAVPTELLVPDPTDGVDDVRDAVAASTGPITTQSASPRVFGRLWRLPLAWALALVFGTSSTMAYVAFAWLPTILVDLGGVTPATAGFLLSLFALVGLPCSMLVPVLVVRFQATRPLFFVAVVAGLVGLAGLLLFPTVALPLWVAIFGLTAIMFPLSLVLLSIRARTPESAVALSGFVQSIGYAIAAVFPLLVGLLHDTSGGWQVPLLVVAGVLVVSVPAGIIAGRRRTIEDEWERRHGRW
- a CDS encoding LacI family DNA-binding transcriptional regulator: MSPRRPKDDRAPSQVDVARLAGVSTQTVSRVMSGQDNVRPETARRVLAAVEELGYRVHAAAASLASGRTRVLGVIVVSTDRYSSAALGVGIQQAAAANGYTVTTAAVADHASDDAFLEAFDRLERQGAEGIILGVPIALDTPAMRARTERTPATRSERTSLEEDAPLAVDQRAIARLAVEHLLDLGHETVWHVSGDDYWTETQQRSEAWEQTLRERGIVPPPVIPADWTPESGYRAGRTIAAIPEATAVFVSSDEMAFGLIRALHEAGRSVPEDISVVSVDDIALAAYASPALTTVRQPFEAMGRAAALRLITQIEGHDPVGEMPSTDPQLIVRSSTAPPRVTR